A window of the Schlesneria paludicola DSM 18645 genome harbors these coding sequences:
- the eutB gene encoding ethanolamine ammonia-lyase subunit EutB, giving the protein MFNRRQFLAAVSVPLAFGRGLVPTLAWAEPPSQGVDIATIRFEEDIFSYLQRQCGKFEIRDYQQILGAANEFKEGDALIGVAAANDVGRSRARELLANTVVSDLMAHPPWKDQLSQWNDSFASRDALGIWAQRTVGALKQCLLTSSAAELKSILPGLTSDVIACLVRLMSNDELIAIGRTIFHPLHGSNIGSQGYLGARVQPNSPTDNVDDIRFQVFDAFAYAVGDVLLGTNPVSSDPRSVAAVELALQDVLKTFQIDHVIPHCVLAHIDVQAEVERVHPGSTEFWFQSIAGNDDANATFDISLEKMAQYARSRTGRFGLYLESGQGADFTNGHGHGCDMVLLESRKYGFARGMAHEIAKAKNIPVNQAWLHINDVAGFIGPEVFRTREQLVRCCLEDIVMGKLHGLTIGLDVCSTLHMDISLDDLDWCLEHIAPANPAYLMALPTKIDPMLGYLTTGFQDHVRLREKFGYRVDDRMWSFFQQIGVISADGKPTEHFGDPTWVYLQYCRRKNDVRTDAEIVAESNRIIAEIRQRGVFLAQGFGERPSELAPKIRAEIQTVYEDAKRCIWKEWDPTFVKRIPNAIPLATRSSNRNDYILHPTSGEHLSDESCRLLEQWKVAQTQRWDTVIVVSEGLNALAMMDEGNLLPLLDELRPLLTQSGLRVAPQIFVVNSGRVRAGYRIGEILFGGLPDSRTIIHLIGERPGSGHHTLSAYLTAANGTAWKVPDQVDHNITRVVSGIADTALVPTRAARDILTALAR; this is encoded by the coding sequence ATGTTCAACCGGCGTCAATTCCTCGCGGCTGTTTCAGTTCCACTCGCATTCGGGCGCGGGCTAGTTCCCACTCTCGCTTGGGCCGAACCGCCCAGCCAGGGGGTGGACATTGCCACCATTCGTTTCGAGGAAGACATTTTCTCGTATCTCCAGCGACAGTGCGGTAAGTTCGAGATTCGCGATTATCAGCAGATCCTGGGGGCCGCAAACGAGTTCAAAGAAGGCGATGCCTTGATCGGTGTGGCAGCCGCAAATGATGTCGGCCGCAGCCGGGCACGCGAGCTTTTGGCAAACACGGTTGTCTCGGATCTTATGGCTCATCCACCTTGGAAAGACCAACTTTCCCAATGGAACGACAGTTTCGCGTCGCGCGATGCACTCGGAATCTGGGCCCAGCGGACGGTTGGGGCGTTGAAGCAGTGCTTGCTGACATCCAGCGCCGCCGAACTGAAGTCGATCCTGCCAGGATTGACGAGCGACGTCATTGCGTGCCTCGTGCGGTTGATGAGCAACGACGAGCTGATCGCAATCGGCCGGACGATCTTCCATCCGCTGCACGGTTCGAATATTGGAAGTCAAGGATATCTGGGCGCGCGTGTGCAACCAAATTCGCCGACGGACAATGTCGACGATATCCGTTTTCAAGTCTTCGATGCCTTCGCGTACGCTGTCGGCGATGTCCTGCTCGGAACCAATCCTGTCTCGAGTGACCCCCGTTCCGTCGCGGCGGTGGAACTGGCCCTGCAGGACGTGCTCAAGACCTTTCAGATTGACCACGTGATTCCCCATTGCGTGCTCGCCCATATCGACGTGCAGGCGGAAGTCGAACGCGTACATCCAGGTTCAACGGAGTTCTGGTTTCAGAGTATCGCAGGCAACGACGATGCCAATGCGACGTTCGACATCAGTCTCGAGAAGATGGCCCAGTACGCCCGAAGTCGAACGGGGCGGTTTGGATTGTATTTAGAATCGGGGCAAGGGGCCGATTTCACGAATGGCCACGGGCATGGCTGCGACATGGTGTTGCTCGAATCTCGCAAGTATGGATTTGCACGCGGGATGGCTCACGAAATTGCGAAGGCCAAGAATATTCCCGTCAATCAGGCTTGGCTGCACATCAATGACGTTGCTGGATTCATCGGCCCCGAGGTGTTTCGCACGCGCGAACAACTCGTCCGTTGCTGTCTGGAAGATATCGTGATGGGCAAGCTGCACGGCCTAACCATCGGACTTGATGTCTGCTCGACTCTCCACATGGATATTTCTCTCGATGACTTGGACTGGTGCCTGGAACATATTGCTCCCGCGAACCCGGCATACTTGATGGCGCTTCCGACCAAGATTGATCCGATGCTGGGGTATCTGACAACCGGGTTTCAGGACCATGTTCGTCTTCGAGAAAAATTCGGATATCGTGTCGACGATCGCATGTGGTCCTTCTTCCAGCAGATTGGCGTCATCAGCGCGGACGGAAAACCGACAGAGCACTTTGGCGATCCGACCTGGGTCTACTTGCAGTACTGCCGCCGAAAAAACGACGTTCGTACCGACGCCGAAATTGTGGCCGAGTCCAATCGGATCATCGCCGAAATCCGGCAACGCGGCGTCTTTCTCGCACAAGGCTTTGGTGAGCGTCCGTCGGAATTGGCGCCAAAGATTCGAGCTGAAATTCAAACCGTTTACGAAGACGCGAAACGCTGTATTTGGAAAGAGTGGGACCCCACTTTCGTCAAACGCATCCCGAATGCCATCCCCCTTGCGACACGTTCGTCCAATCGCAACGACTACATCCTGCATCCAACCTCGGGTGAGCATCTTTCTGACGAATCATGTCGGTTGTTGGAGCAGTGGAAGGTCGCACAGACACAGCGGTGGGATACGGTCATCGTCGTTTCGGAAGGTCTGAATGCGCTGGCGATGATGGACGAAGGAAACCTGTTACCATTGCTCGACGAACTTCGCCCGTTGCTGACACAGTCAGGCTTGCGCGTTGCTCCTCAGATCTTCGTCGTGAATAGTGGACGCGTTCGTGCGGGTTACAGAATCGGCGAGATTCTGTTCGGCGGACTTCCTGATTCGCGGACGATCATTCATCTGATCGGCGAACGCCCTGGAAGCGGGCATCATACGCTGTCTGCCTATCTGACGGCCGCCAATGGGACCGCGTGGAAAGTGCCGGATCAGGTTGATCACAATATCACTCGCGTCGTTTCGGGAATTGCGGACACGGCGCTGGTTCCAACGAGGGCCGCGCGAGACATCCTGACCGCATTGGCGCGATAG